In Burkholderiales bacterium, a single genomic region encodes these proteins:
- a CDS encoding ABC transporter permease subunit yields the protein MRAVLAIAQHTTLEALRGRTLLWSAATLLFLVGASLFLREIAIADGTRLQTAFLAASMRLAGAFIAATVIIGAMVREFNEQGHLLLLSLPLTRSRYCAGKFLGFAWVLFLLALMAGLLLALFVPPVRAAAWGVALFLELLIVGSMGLFAAVSLRQMLPALLLTLGFYGLARAIGGIQLLAHWNPTQGAWLTPLVDGLAWLLPRLDGFAASARVLGEGGSLTPALVQSALYCALLINLTLLDVNRRDL from the coding sequence ATGCGAGCAGTCCTCGCCATCGCCCAGCACACCACCCTGGAGGCGCTGCGCGGCCGCACCCTCCTCTGGTCGGCTGCCACCCTGCTCTTTCTCGTCGGTGCAAGCCTCTTTCTGCGGGAAATCGCCATCGCCGACGGCACGCGCCTGCAGACGGCGTTTCTCGCCGCTTCCATGCGTCTTGCCGGTGCCTTCATCGCGGCGACGGTCATTATCGGCGCCATGGTGCGGGAGTTCAACGAACAGGGTCATCTGCTGCTCCTCTCCCTCCCCCTCACACGCTCCCGCTACTGCGCCGGCAAATTCCTCGGCTTTGCCTGGGTCCTTTTCCTGCTCGCCCTGATGGCGGGTCTGCTCCTTGCACTTTTCGTGCCGCCTGTGCGGGCAGCGGCCTGGGGGGTGGCACTGTTTCTGGAATTGCTCATCGTGGGCAGCATGGGCCTCTTTGCCGCCGTGAGCCTGCGCCAGATGCTGCCCGCCCTCCTCCTCACGCTGGGCTTTTATGGGCTCGCGCGGGCCATCGGTGGCATCCAGCTCCTTGCCCACTGGAACCCCACCCAAGGCGCCTGGCTTACACCCCTGGTGGATGGACTGGCCTGGCTTCTGCCGCGGCTGGATGGCTTCGCCGCTTCCGCCCGTGTGCTGGGGGAAGGCGGCAGCCTGACCCCCGCCTTGGTACAGAGTGCCCTCTACTGCGCCCTGCTCATCAACCTCACCCTACTCGATGTCAACCGGCGCGATCTCTGA
- a CDS encoding monovalent cation:proton antiporter-2 (CPA2) family protein, which yields MHGTLELVLVLLAAAVFIVALFRWLRLPSLLGYMAAGVAIGPHAWGLLPDTVESRYLAEFGVVFLMFSIGLEFSLAQLKAMRHLVFGLGGLQVAATLLLVLGLALVAGLDWRVGFVLGGVLAMSSTAIVSRLLAERHELGSRHGQQIVGVLLFQDLAVVPLLILIPALARGQGELALTLGLAVLKAAVALALILFFGQRLMRPWFALVAARKTPELFVLNVLLVTLGLAWLTERAELSMALGAFLAGVLISETEYRYQVEADIKPFRDVLLGLFFITMGMQLDPAKVWAHLPTVLALTVALVVGKLALVAGLVRLFGATSADAWRVGLALAQAGEFGLVLLALAGSQGLLGSAIAQPVLAAMLLSMLLAPLIIQHSDLLVRRLCASEWMSRAAELHEIAARSFGRADHVIVCGYGRSGQTLARLLEQEDIAFIALDLDPVRVKQAAAAGESVVYGDASRLEVLTAAGLARARMVVVTYADVDSALKVLRVVQQARPGLPVVVRTLDDSRMDELIAAGAQEVVPEVLEGSLMLASHALMLLGVPPSRVVKRVREVRERRYTLLKAFFLGLSEAATEGTETVQPRLYTVTIPEGAPTVGHSLGEIDLESLNVQVTAVRRHGVRGVQPGPELRLAAGDTLVLLGLPEDLTLAELRLTRG from the coding sequence ATGCACGGCACCCTCGAACTCGTCCTCGTCCTCCTTGCCGCCGCGGTCTTCATCGTTGCTCTGTTCCGCTGGCTGCGCCTGCCTTCGCTGCTGGGTTACATGGCGGCGGGGGTGGCCATCGGCCCCCACGCCTGGGGCCTGCTGCCGGACACGGTGGAATCCCGTTATCTGGCGGAGTTCGGCGTGGTCTTCCTCATGTTCAGCATCGGCCTCGAATTCAGCCTCGCCCAGCTCAAGGCGATGCGCCATCTGGTGTTTGGTCTCGGCGGGCTGCAGGTGGCGGCAACCCTTCTGTTGGTGCTTGGCCTCGCGCTCGTCGCGGGGCTCGACTGGCGTGTGGGTTTCGTCCTCGGCGGTGTCCTGGCCATGTCCTCCACCGCCATCGTCAGCCGGCTGCTGGCGGAACGCCACGAACTTGGCTCCCGCCACGGCCAGCAGATCGTGGGCGTGCTGCTCTTCCAGGACCTGGCGGTGGTGCCGCTTCTGATTCTGATCCCGGCGCTGGCCCGCGGCCAGGGCGAGCTCGCCCTCACCCTGGGGCTGGCCGTGCTCAAGGCGGCGGTAGCGCTGGCCCTCATTCTCTTTTTCGGGCAGCGGCTGATGCGCCCCTGGTTCGCCCTAGTGGCGGCGCGCAAGACGCCGGAGCTTTTCGTGCTCAACGTCCTTCTTGTCACCCTGGGGCTCGCCTGGCTTACCGAACGCGCCGAGCTGTCCATGGCGCTGGGGGCCTTCCTGGCCGGCGTGCTCATTTCCGAAACCGAGTACCGCTATCAGGTGGAAGCCGATATCAAGCCCTTCCGCGATGTGCTACTGGGGCTTTTCTTCATCACCATGGGCATGCAACTCGACCCGGCCAAGGTGTGGGCGCATCTTCCCACCGTGCTTGCGCTCACCGTCGCCCTCGTGGTGGGGAAGCTTGCCCTGGTGGCGGGACTGGTGCGACTTTTTGGCGCCACCAGCGCCGATGCGTGGCGGGTGGGGCTGGCGCTCGCCCAGGCGGGGGAGTTCGGTCTGGTGCTGTTGGCGCTCGCGGGAAGCCAGGGTTTGCTGGGGTCGGCGATCGCCCAACCGGTGCTGGCGGCGATGCTATTGTCCATGCTCCTTGCCCCCCTCATCATCCAGCACAGCGATCTACTGGTGCGTCGCCTCTGTGCCAGCGAATGGATGAGCCGCGCCGCGGAGCTCCATGAAATCGCCGCCCGGAGCTTTGGCCGTGCCGACCATGTGATCGTCTGCGGCTATGGCCGCAGCGGCCAGACCCTGGCGCGCCTGTTGGAGCAGGAGGACATCGCCTTCATCGCCCTCGATCTCGATCCGGTACGGGTGAAACAGGCCGCCGCGGCGGGGGAGAGTGTGGTCTATGGCGATGCCAGCCGGCTGGAGGTGCTCACGGCGGCGGGCCTGGCGCGGGCGCGCATGGTGGTGGTGACCTATGCCGATGTGGACTCCGCCCTCAAGGTGCTGCGGGTGGTGCAGCAGGCGCGCCCCGGGCTGCCGGTGGTGGTGCGCACCCTGGACGATTCGCGCATGGATGAACTCATCGCCGCGGGCGCCCAGGAGGTGGTGCCGGAGGTACTGGAAGGCAGCCTCATGTTGGCTTCCCACGCCCTGATGCTGCTGGGGGTGCCGCCTTCCCGCGTGGTCAAGCGGGTGCGCGAGGTGCGGGAGCGGCGTTACACCCTGCTCAAGGCATTTTTCCTGGGCTTGAGTGAAGCGGCAACAGAAGGTACGGAGACGGTGCAGCCGCGGCTTTATACGGTGACCATTCCCGAGGGCGCGCCCACGGTGGGACACAGTCTTGGGGAAATCGATCTGGAAAGCCTCAATGTGCAGGTGACGGCGGTGCGGCGCCACGGCGTGCGCGGGGTGCAGCCGGGGCCGGAGCTGCGCCTCGCAGCGGGTGACACGCTGGTCCTGCTGGGCCTGCCCGAGGACCTCACCCTTGCGGAGCTGCGCCTCACCCGCGGTTAA
- a CDS encoding prepilin-type N-terminal cleavage/methylation domain-containing protein gives MQAKQSGFTLIEIAIVLVIIGLLLGGVLKGQELIQNARVRNIIAQQDGIKAAFFGFQDRYRGVPGDYPATLANQNIPGADTVCGGDGNSLIEAKTVTGSPEYVCAWYHLSKAGFITGNYSGTGTDSDANNSPANPFGGLIQLIFDNVYLDTTQNPPKVHNIKTGINIPSTVLAEVDRKIDDGKPASGSFRYSSWNVPEGSGCVSDTSGTWTWDNTGAQTVCGGATLF, from the coding sequence ATGCAGGCAAAGCAGAGTGGCTTCACCCTGATCGAGATCGCCATCGTCCTGGTGATCATCGGGCTGCTCCTGGGCGGCGTGCTGAAGGGGCAGGAGCTCATCCAGAACGCCCGGGTGCGCAACATCATCGCCCAGCAGGATGGCATCAAGGCAGCCTTCTTCGGCTTTCAGGACCGTTACCGGGGTGTGCCCGGCGACTATCCGGCCACCCTTGCCAACCAGAACATCCCGGGGGCGGACACGGTTTGCGGTGGTGATGGCAACAGCCTCATCGAAGCCAAGACCGTAACCGGTTCACCCGAATACGTCTGCGCCTGGTATCACCTCTCCAAGGCGGGTTTCATCACGGGCAATTACAGCGGCACCGGCACCGACTCCGATGCCAACAATTCCCCTGCCAACCCCTTCGGCGGCCTCATCCAGCTGATCTTCGACAATGTCTATCTGGACACCACCCAAAACCCGCCGAAGGTACACAACATCAAAACGGGGATCAACATCCCCAGCACGGTGCTCGCCGAGGTGGACCGGAAAATCGACGATGGCAAGCCGGCGAGCGGCAGTTTCCGCTACTCCTCCTGGAACGTCCCTGAGGGCTCCGGTTGTGTGAGCGACACATCGGGGACCTGGACCTGGGACAACACCGGCGCCCAGACCGTCTGCGGCGGCGCCACCCTCTTCTGA